Below is a genomic region from Syntrophorhabdaceae bacterium.
CAGTCCCCTGAAAGGATTGAGGCAGATACAGAGCGGGACTTCTATATGACAGCACAACAGGCACTGGAATATGGTATAATAGATGAAATTGTAGAAAAGAGGTTAATAAATGATTAAAAAAAATGGGAGGACAATAAAATTGCATTGTTCTTTTTGTGGAAAGAGCCAGGATGAGGTAAAAAAACTCATTGCAGGTCCTATGGTATATATCTGCGATGAATGTATAGGGCTTTGCAATGAGATCATCCAGGAAGAGGTTAAGAAGGAAAGACTTGATTATATAAAATCCACTATCCCCAAGCCAAATGAGATCTACAAACTCTTGGATGAATATGTGATAGGCCAAGATTATGCAAAAAAGGTCCTTTCTGTGGCTGTCTACAATCATTATAAAAGGATCGAGTCTAAGACAAAATTTGATGACGTGGATATACAGAAGAGCAATATCCTTCTTATTGGGCCTACAGGTTCAGGAAAGACACTCCTTGCCCAGACCCTTGCAAAGATACTCCAAGTGCCTTTTACCATAGCAGATGCCACAACCCTTACAGAGGCCGGTTATGTGGGAGAGGATGTGGAAAATATCATACTATATCTCCTTCAGGCTGCTGATTATAATGTAGAGAAGACTGAAAAGGGCATTGTTTATATAGACGAGATAGATAAGATATCGAGAAAGACAGACAGCCCTTCCATAACAAGGGATGTATCCGGTGAAGGGGTTCAGCAGGCACTCCTTAAGATTATAGAGGGGACTATTGCAAATGTGCCTCCAAAAGGGGGCAGAAAACATCCCCAGCAGGAGTATATAAGGGTTAATACATCCAATATACTCTTTATATGCGGTGGGGCATTCAATGGTATAGATTCCATAATAGCCAATAGGATAGGAAAAAAAGGGATTGGATTTGGTGTGGATGTAGAAGGCGGGAGAGACAAGAGATACTCTGAGCTCATAAAAGATATCCAACCTGAAGACCTCCTTAAATATGGTTTGATTCCTGAATTTATAGGGAGGCTGCCTATCATAGCAACCCTTGATGAGTTGAGTGAGGATACCCTTGTAGAGATCTTAAAGAGACCAAAAAATGCCATTGTAAAGCAATATAAGAAGCTATTTGAGCTTGAAAATGTTAAGCTTACCTTTACCGAAGGTGCAATTAGGGCAATAGCAAAAGAGGCTATGAGAAAGAAGACAGGCGCAAGGAGCCTAAGGGCAATCATGGAAAAGGTCATGCTCGATATCATGTATGAGATACCGTCCAAGTCCAATGTGAAGGAGTGCGTTATCAGTGAAGAGGTAATATTGAATCATGATCGCCCTATACTCATATATGAGGAAGAGGCTGATATAGCTTAAGGATTCTATATTTTTTTAGAGAATTGATGTTGTAACACCAACATGATAATGTCCTAATATACCAAAATGAAAATGTCCTAATAA
It encodes:
- the clpX gene encoding ATP-dependent Clp protease ATP-binding subunit ClpX; this translates as MIKKNGRTIKLHCSFCGKSQDEVKKLIAGPMVYICDECIGLCNEIIQEEVKKERLDYIKSTIPKPNEIYKLLDEYVIGQDYAKKVLSVAVYNHYKRIESKTKFDDVDIQKSNILLIGPTGSGKTLLAQTLAKILQVPFTIADATTLTEAGYVGEDVENIILYLLQAADYNVEKTEKGIVYIDEIDKISRKTDSPSITRDVSGEGVQQALLKIIEGTIANVPPKGGRKHPQQEYIRVNTSNILFICGGAFNGIDSIIANRIGKKGIGFGVDVEGGRDKRYSELIKDIQPEDLLKYGLIPEFIGRLPIIATLDELSEDTLVEILKRPKNAIVKQYKKLFELENVKLTFTEGAIRAIAKEAMRKKTGARSLRAIMEKVMLDIMYEIPSKSNVKECVISEEVILNHDRPILIYEEEADIA